The nucleotide window CTAAATAGTGTAGCAGCCTGAGTTTAAGGCTATGAAGTCGTAATAATATGacgacctgatgaatggtttggatcatcacacACGTGTTCCATGTTGCACTTGTGTACTGAACAAAAGAACCGTCAAAATTGGGAAATTGACTACCTCAGATGGAAATTCTGCAAATTGGGCTTCTTCAGTCCATTCTTTGCATTTCAGGCAAACAATTCTTGTAGGTTACATCATTTCATGCAACCTACGGAAAGGGTTGGTAAAAGATGAACTTGGCTGAGCATTCGAATGGCCCCTAAAGATAAGTTAAGCTTTCAGCTAAACCATGTTTACATTGTACTTCACTTTCATACATCATCATCaatatcatctaagccttatcccaactaatcaggaaaattttccattGCATACAAGCATAAAAAAGTAGAAACATATATACATACAAAGGCAACTAGGTATTCATGTAGATTTATTGCTAATGTATATGTATTAGTACCAAATATGCAAACATATGCATAAATTCAAGAACATAGATcgaataataaatacatcaagtatgttaatgtttttcttttctgatttttagaagTAACAGATGCCATTTAACCCGACTATGTTAGCATATGAGCACTCATATTGACTCAACGAGTTTGTTTTTAGTACTCTCAAGTTACACCTAGCATATGAGCACTCGTACAAACATGCATGGATTATATTTTCAATAGAAAATAAAGCAGGCAAATGAATCTTCCCATACAAATTCATTATCAtgaatctaagccttatcccaattaactgGGGAAAAAAATTTCTGTTGCATACATAcacaaataaaacatatacatacatacataaaaagaCAACTGGGTATTCACGTAGATTCATTCCTACTTACATGTATTAGTACAAACTATATAAACATATGCATGAATGCAAGGACATATACacagataaataaatacatcaaggcacATGTTTGTTTACATTTTGTCCTAATTTTACAAGAAAAGGATACTATTTTAACCCAACCATGCACTTGCTCGAGTTAAGTCGAGTACTCTCAGGTTGCGCGCTTGTATATTAATATGGATTACATACATATGTGGACAGGATttcaataaataatttttttttaaaaatacaataaaaaagaAAGCGCTGGCAAATGAATCTTACCAAACAAGGCATCTCCTTTCTCGGGGTCATCAAACTCAGTGAGAGGCATTATTATAGACAGCAGCTTCACTCTCCCTCCACGCTTGTTCTTCGAAGATTAGACAGAGagtattaaaaattgaaaaaaaaaaagaagaaaaaaaccatCACCAAAATTCTACATCAAAGACAGGAGTATCGAAAACAACAAAAGACTGATAAGAACCTGGTATTCCATTAGTTTCTCAGCATGCTCACGTTCCTCCTCGCTCGCCTCTTTGAAGAACCTGAAATTTATAGTGCTCGAATGTCAGCTTAACGAGCAGTGCAGCAAGAAAGGATATAAGGAACGGGTTTTGGATTTTCTGATGCTTACTTTGCAAGGCCTCTGAGTGCGACATTATCTCTGTCGAAGTAGGCAAACATGGCATGATAGACATACGAAACGTTGTATTCAACACTGCAATTATAGTAGAATTAGATAAAAGAAGTATTAAAGGTTTTACAGacatcacagaaaaaaaaaaaaaaaaaagaggcaaagatAAAGATTTCTCCATGCAAAAAACAGAGGTaagatgagaaatgggttttcaatgaaagaaagaaaaaattcagacaaaaattaaaatagaaaaaatagaaatcaaaAGACCCAGAAAACCATCCAATCAAAGCAACAAGTACAAGACAGGATTATCCACAAGAGTTTGAGGAAAAATAATCAAgcagagagaaaaagaaatagaggTGAAAACAGAGTCTGAATAATAAAGATAACcgatacaaaataaaataaaataaaaaatctagaaaaacagaAAGTAACCATTAAAATTTCAACCTGGACTTTGAATCcaagttgtgtttggcaccctggattttGGTGAATTTTCAATCCTGCCATCCAAGTTCTTCTCTCAAAGATGGGTTACAAAATCCAAGGATTTTCAATCCTCTCCAACTATCATAATCCCTCTCCTCCTCTCTATGAAATGGCCTTTTTGAAAATCCAGGTTACTAAACACAATTTCAAGATTCCACAGGATTGAAAAGCCAAAGCCACCAAAATCTTGGATTTGAATTCTTAACTTAAAATCAAAATCCAAGTGGCCAAAACAAAAGCATTCAAAAGAACAAGAATAAAACAGAGTCcctacattaaaaaaagaaagaaagaaagaaagaaagaaaaagagagataaaaaaccaaaaaaaaacccAATAAATTTCTTGAAAAAAATAGACAGAatgaacttcaaaaaaaaaaaaaaaacccacttgaTCTGTTCATTGATAGCAGCCTCGGAGTCATTGGAATACTTCTGTCGAGCGAGCGAATCGTGGGGGACCGATGGCACCAGCTTCAGCTCTTTCTTGACCTCTTCGAAGGGCTCGAATATTACACCTGTCAGAGGGCGGCTGCTCGcctcctttgatgccatcgatacaATCCCATCCCCCATCTTTCGCCGCGAAAAGCTCAAAACAGGGGAAACAGAGGAAGGAGATGGAGACGAAGAAGGAGATAGAAAATGAAGGTGGGTTTCtccatttggagagagagagaaggtagaGGAAGCAGCTCTTAGAAACATAGCTTCtatgaagagagggagagagagagagatgattctTGAGGAAGAAGGGTGTGGTGGGAAGATGATAGATATAGAGGACGAAGAGGGTGGCATGAGTGGCTTAGGTTTTACAGATGGGCCATCGATTTCTTGACACGTGGACGGTCAGCATTGCTTGGCTGGAGGGTGCGCGTGGCGGCCTCGTGCTCTCTGTCAAGATGCCCTGCCTACCTGTAAATCCTGAGAAATATCTTGACCAAATTTTTGTAAGAAGTTTCTCGCGAGTGGAGACTGAATAGGACTATCCTCGCAACTCCCGTTCTTAAACACTGATCTGGTACGTTCATCGTATTAGTCCCATATTTTGGATTCTATAAAATTAATAACAATTTTTTTCAACCGTCTGGATTATCATAATCCTACTATTAAAATTTttcagttgattttcatttgTAACCTTCaataaataatttatatatttaatgatTACTTAAATTGATAAATTTATTTACAAAGTTTTTATTATGGGCCCACTTTTGGATGGTTCTGATCTTGCGAACACATGCTATATCACTAAGTGTTTGAAAAACAGCCTTCTAAATCTATACTCGCGCAAATCGCCTTTGTACTTTGCGCTGGATATGGTCACCAGAAAGAACGCATAAAAAGTAAGGGTTTTTTGGCTTTTTGCTTGTACGTTATCATCATGACACGGAAACCGCCTACTTGTCATGGGATTCGTAGAGAAATCCATTTGGATGCAAGCATATACACTGAATCTGTGTATAATTACCTATGTTATGGGGTtgtatggttcagatcattgatctggaccgtccagtttGTGGGCCACCTAGCGGATGTTATGTAACCTGAAATTGGTATCTAATGGACTAATCTTCAATAATATTTCACTTACCCAAAGGAGGTCTTCAATGAAGCTATTAGAGAGGAGGATATACACCACTTGGGCCATGGATC belongs to Magnolia sinica isolate HGM2019 chromosome 8, MsV1, whole genome shotgun sequence and includes:
- the LOC131253426 gene encoding ferritin-3, chloroplastic-like — encoded protein: MFLRAASSTFSLSPNGETHLHFLSPSSSPSPSSVSPVLSFSRRKMGDGIVSMASKEASSRPLTGVIFEPFEEVKKELKLVPSVPHDSLARQKYSNDSEAAINEQINVEYNVSYVYHAMFAYFDRDNVALRGLAKFFKEASEEEREHAEKLMEYQNKRGGRVKLLSIIMPLTEFDDPEKGDALFAMELALALEKLTNEKLLNLHGVAVRCNDPQMTDFVESEFLAEQVEAIKKISEYVAQLRRVGKGHGVWHFDQMLLNEGNAIA